From Streptomyces sp. NBC_00683, one genomic window encodes:
- a CDS encoding HAD family hydrolase: MIAALRASEAVVFDTDGVITDSARVHAAAWKRAFDACLREHPPADPELRRPFDTGTDYLRYVDGRSRLDGAAGFLASRGLRLPDATVRSVAAAKERLFTERLREGGIDAYPGTVTLLHVLRRAGVPLAAASASRHAGELLVGAGVLDLFDALVDGGEAARLGLAGKPDPALFLEAARRLGAPVARTAVVEDALAGVEAGRRGGFGLVVGVDRAAGPDTGAALLRHGADLVVHDLAELLDDRADGKD; the protein is encoded by the coding sequence ATGATTGCCGCCCTGCGGGCCTCGGAGGCAGTGGTCTTCGACACCGACGGAGTGATCACCGACTCCGCGCGGGTGCACGCCGCCGCGTGGAAGAGGGCCTTCGACGCGTGTCTGCGGGAACACCCGCCCGCGGATCCTGAGCTGAGGCGCCCTTTCGACACGGGCACGGACTATCTGCGGTACGTGGACGGCAGGTCGCGGCTGGACGGCGCCGCCGGGTTCCTCGCCTCACGCGGACTGCGGCTGCCCGACGCCACCGTGCGATCCGTCGCCGCGGCCAAGGAACGGCTCTTCACCGAGCGCTTGCGGGAGGGCGGCATCGACGCCTACCCGGGAACGGTGACGCTGCTGCACGTGCTGCGCCGAGCGGGGGTTCCTCTTGCCGCTGCCTCCGCTTCCCGGCACGCCGGTGAGCTGCTCGTGGGAGCCGGGGTGCTGGATCTCTTCGACGCGCTCGTCGACGGCGGCGAAGCCGCACGCCTCGGGCTGGCCGGCAAGCCCGACCCGGCGCTGTTCCTGGAGGCCGCCCGCCGGCTCGGTGCACCCGTAGCCCGTACCGCGGTGGTCGAGGACGCCCTGGCCGGGGTGGAGGCGGGCCGACGCGGCGGATTCGGCCTGGTGGTCGGCGTGGACCGCGCCGCGGGGCCGGACACCGGCGCAGCACTGCTCCGGCACGGCGCGGACCTGGTGGTCCACGACCTGGCCGAGCTGCTCGACGACCGCGCGGACGGGAAGGACTGA
- a CDS encoding ABC transporter substrate-binding protein: protein MKRTAAAIVSLAVSGALIVATPACDEGGSESSGAQYGDCKVSGRYGEFQLSPVTAGALTVKTTLPAPGWWNGSTPDSVKSGYEYCMAANIAHRAGLDRVKVENAPFPEVVSGRTKDFDLALAQITITPERSKVAAFSPPYLSSTLGVLIRDGEKINEDNIRDVRIGVAEGTTGEEFVRDRLKPAKPLSVFANDPEMVTALEEDRIDAVVHDTTILLAYPQKRKGRVRLVGQYRTDQGYGALYPKGSAEKDELDRIIRQLIDDGTLAKLSAVYLGAAFNQDPAKIPYFTADGS, encoded by the coding sequence ATGAAGCGCACCGCCGCAGCGATCGTCTCTCTGGCCGTCAGCGGGGCGCTGATCGTGGCGACACCGGCTTGCGACGAAGGCGGGTCGGAGTCGTCGGGCGCCCAGTACGGCGACTGCAAGGTCTCGGGACGTTACGGGGAGTTCCAGCTGTCGCCCGTGACGGCGGGCGCCCTCACGGTCAAAACGACTCTGCCCGCGCCCGGCTGGTGGAACGGCTCGACGCCGGACTCCGTCAAGAGCGGCTACGAGTACTGCATGGCCGCCAACATCGCCCACCGGGCAGGACTCGACCGGGTGAAAGTGGAGAACGCGCCCTTCCCGGAGGTCGTGTCCGGCCGGACCAAGGATTTCGACCTGGCCCTGGCGCAGATCACGATCACCCCGGAACGGAGCAAGGTCGCCGCGTTCTCCCCGCCCTACCTCTCGTCGACCCTGGGAGTGCTGATCAGGGACGGGGAGAAGATCAACGAGGACAACATCCGCGACGTCCGCATCGGAGTGGCCGAGGGCACCACGGGTGAGGAGTTCGTCAGGGACCGCCTCAAGCCGGCCAAGCCCCTCTCCGTCTTCGCCAACGATCCGGAGATGGTCACGGCGCTGGAGGAGGACCGGATCGACGCGGTCGTCCACGACACGACGATCCTGCTGGCGTACCCCCAGAAGCGGAAGGGAAGGGTGCGACTCGTGGGCCAGTACAGGACCGACCAGGGTTACGGCGCCCTGTACCCGAAGGGGTCAGCCGAGAAGGACGAGCTGGACCGGATCATCAGGCAGCTGATCGACGACGGGACGCTCGCCAAACTGTCGGCCGTCTACCTCGGGGCCGCTTTCAACCAGGACCCGGCCAAGATCCCGTACTTCACGGCCGACGGCTCCTGA